The following coding sequences are from one Manis pentadactyla isolate mManPen7 chromosome 13, mManPen7.hap1, whole genome shotgun sequence window:
- the UBE2B gene encoding ubiquitin-conjugating enzyme E2 B isoform X2 — translation MSTPARRRLMRDFKRLQEDPPVGVSGAPSENNIMQWNAVIFGPEGTPFEDGTFKLVIEFSEEYPNKPPTVRFLSKMFHPNDILQNRWSPTYDVSSILTSIQSLLDEPNPNSPANSQAAQLYQENKREYEKRVSAIVEQSWNDS, via the exons ATGTCGACTCCGGCCCGGAGGAGGCTCATGCGGGATTTCAAGCG GTTGCAAGAGGACCCACCTGTGGGTGTCAGCGGTGCACCATCTGAAAACAACATCATGCAGTGGAATGCAGTTATATTTGG ACCAGAAGGGACACCCTTTGAAGATG GTACTTTTAAACTAGTAATAGAGTTTTCTGAAGAATATCCAAATAAACCACCAACTGTTAGGTTTTTGTCCAAAATGTTTCATCCAAATG ATATCCTTCAGAATCGATGGAGTCCAACATATGATGTATCTTCTATCTTAACATCAATTCAG tCTCTGCTGGATGAGCCAAATCCAAACAGTCCAGCCAATAGCCAGGCAGCACAGCTTTATCAGGAAAACAAACGAGAATATGAGAAAAGAGTTTCCGCCATTGTTGAACAAAGCTGGAATGATTCATAA
- the UBE2B gene encoding ubiquitin-conjugating enzyme E2 B isoform X1, giving the protein MSTPARRRLMRDFKRLQEDPPVGVSGAPSENNIMQWNAVIFGPEGTPFEDGTFKLVIEFSEEYPNKPPTVRFLSKMFHPNVYADGSICLDILQNRWSPTYDVSSILTSIQSLLDEPNPNSPANSQAAQLYQENKREYEKRVSAIVEQSWNDS; this is encoded by the exons ATGTCGACTCCGGCCCGGAGGAGGCTCATGCGGGATTTCAAGCG GTTGCAAGAGGACCCACCTGTGGGTGTCAGCGGTGCACCATCTGAAAACAACATCATGCAGTGGAATGCAGTTATATTTGG ACCAGAAGGGACACCCTTTGAAGATG GTACTTTTAAACTAGTAATAGAGTTTTCTGAAGAATATCCAAATAAACCACCAACTGTTAGGTTTTTGTCCAAAATGTTTCATCCAAATG TGTATGCTGATGGTAGCATATGTTTAGATATCCTTCAGAATCGATGGAGTCCAACATATGATGTATCTTCTATCTTAACATCAATTCAG tCTCTGCTGGATGAGCCAAATCCAAACAGTCCAGCCAATAGCCAGGCAGCACAGCTTTATCAGGAAAACAAACGAGAATATGAGAAAAGAGTTTCCGCCATTGTTGAACAAAGCTGGAATGATTCATAA